One Nicotiana sylvestris chromosome 12, ASM39365v2, whole genome shotgun sequence genomic window carries:
- the LOC138882694 gene encoding uncharacterized protein, with product MKKDIVGFIDQCLNCQQVKYEHQRSGGLLQRLDIPEWKWECITMDFLVGIPRTSKKFDVVWVIVDRLTKSAYLIPVGTTYSSERLAEIYICKIVHLHGSAFTVQSRQKRYADWKIHDVAYMARENILLKVSPMKGIMRFRKKGKLSPQYIRPFEVLQTIGEVAYKLALPHNLSSVHPVFHVFMLRKYVGYPYHVLDFSIGQMDGDLTYDVEPVAILYR from the exons atgaagaaggatatagtggggtTTATAGATCAGTGCTtaaactgtcagcaggtgaagtatgagcaccaaagatCGGGTGGATTACTCCAAAGGCTAGacattccagagtggaaatgggagtgtatcaccatggattttttagttgggatcccacggacttcgaagaagttcgatgttgtttgggtgattgtggatcggctgacaaaGTCTGCGTACCTCATTCCAGTTGgaactacttattcttcagagcggttggctgagatttacatctgCAAGATTGTTCACCTTCATG GATCGGCTTTCACGGTGCAGTCTAGACAGAAGCGTTACGCTGATTGGAAGATTCATGATGTTGCTTACATGGCTCGGGAGAATATACTTctcaaggtttcacccatgaagggtattatgaggttCAGGaaaaagggaaagttgagccctcagTATATTAGGccgtttgaggtgcttcagacAATTGGAGAAGTGGCAtacaagcttgccttgccacATAATTTGTccagtgtgcatccagtatttcatgtttttatgctccgcAAATACGTTGGTTATCCGTATCATGTCTTGGATTTTAGCATAGGTCAgatggatggtgatttgacttatgatgtagagccggtggccattttgtATCGGTAG